The nucleotide window TCAACACGTTCCGGACGTCCGCCATCAGCCGCATCCGCTTTGCGAGGACGACCCACGTAAGCAGGAAACCAAGCGGCGCGGTGAAGAAGATCCACAGCGCGGTCGTCCCGAACGAGTAGACGAGTTCGGGGCCGCCCACGAACCCGAAGCCCGACTGGATCACCGAGAACGCGGTCAGCGCGAGCACCCACGTCCCGACGTTTTTCCCGGTGATCAGAAAGTCGCTCGTCGAGTTCGTTCGCATCCAGCCCCAGACGCCGATCAGCATCACGACGAACAGATACACGATCCCAAACCCGAGAATAACGGGATCGTCGGCGACGGGAATGCCGCCCTCCTGCAGCGGGATCGGCTGCACGGCGGGTGCGTTACTCATCGTTCACCTCACCTCCGTCCGCCACTTCGGTCGGCCGTGACGGCTGCTCCGGTGCCAGCGGAAACGACGTCTGGCGCTGGTGTTTGCGAGCCGAGTCGATGATGTCGTCGACGATCTCCTCGCCTGCGATTCGGTCGAAAATCAACGAGTAGTAGACTGCGGCAGTGAGTGGCAACAGCCAGATAAACCCGAAGTAAATGAGCGTCGGAATCGGGATCCCGAGGACGTAGGTGTATTCGGTCACGCCCGGCTCCCACGTCAGCCAGATCCCACCCAATCCGAGCAGGAAGAACACAGTCAGCCCACCGATCAGCCCAGTGTACGGGTCGAGATCGAAGTCACGATCTCCTCGTTCGATCGTAGCCGAGGCGATCACCGCGAGGATGAACGCAGCGCCGATGAACGAAAACACCCGATACAACCCGAGATTTGCCGTTACCAGTGCGCCAAGCGAGAGCACACCGATAACACCCATGATTCCATTTCGTGTCATTATTATCACTCATGTCGTGCGGCCAGTTCCGTCCACGAAGCGGTTACGACAGTGATTCGAGCCCGAACCATCTCGAGTTCGGGGCGACCACTCTCCGTCGTGAGACCGCTCTCGACCGCCGCGATACTAATAAACATGTACGGACGTCCCGAGAAAATGTCTGTTAACATGTCAACAACCACCGTGGCTGTCGGCGCTCGAAGAAGATCTACTGACAACGCTGTGGAAGGAATTGAAGCGGGCGCGCAGCCGGAGCGGCGACCGGCCATCGAACGCGTCGGCGGTCAGTCCAGAACGAACGAGTTGTCGCAGTCGCCACAGGTGAGTCGGAACGTGCCTTCGTCGGTGAGCGAGAGCCCGTGACCGACCTCCGCCTCACAGTGTCGACAGTAGACCATCGACTCGATTTCCTCCCAGTCGTGTTTCGCACCGGGGGCGCCGAACGCGAACCCGACGACCCGGTCGTCGGAGTCGTTGTAGCCCTGCTGGAACTCGCCCGGGGCAAACCGAATCACGTCGCCCGCTTTGACGGTGACCTCGCCGTCTTCGGTGTCGAACGTCGCAACCCCCTCCTGAACGTAGAACACTTCCTCCTGATCGTGATGGGTATGAAAGCCGCCCGAGAACGACTCGCTGGGCTCGAGTTCGAAGTAGTTCATCGCGAAGTCCGTCATGCCGAGCGCCTGTGAAATCGGCCGGCGAACCGAGTGGATCCCCATCGGATTGGGTTCGACGTCGACGTCGTCGATCGTGACTTTCTTCATATCCGTGTGTTTTCCTACCACGAGATAAAACCACACGATTTCACAGGCCGCTCGGACAACCGAGCGCCGAGGACGGGAGAGCCCGCGAAGGGTAACGCCTACGTTCGTCCACCCCCGAGAAGCGACCGTGAACCGCCGTAGGGTACTTCAGGTCGTCGGGGTGTCTGCGACCGCTGGGCTTGCAGGCTGTGTCGACGGCGTCAAAGAGCACTTCGGGCTACAGGGGATTATCCCCCTCGAGATCCACAGCGAAGCTGATCGGACGTACAACCTCCACATCGAGGCCTACGAGCGCGACGTAGACCGAAAAAGCTACCAGCAAAGCATCTCCGTTTCGCCCGGTGAGACGGTTGGCGCACCGAACCTCGACAAAGCCGCCCAGAGCCTTCGCGTCGCCCGAATCGTCGACGACGAACAGTCGGACGTCGAAGCGGTCTCGCTGACGGAGAACACCGAACTCGTGGTGATTACGCTCTACGACGAGGAATTCGAAGTCGACGTCAGAGAGAACGAATCGGCCGCTGGCAGCGGAAACGAGACGGCTGCGAACGAAACCGAGACCGACGCGAACGAAACGACGAACGAGACCGACACGAACGAAACGACGAACGAGACCGACACGAACGAAACGACGAACGAGACCGACACGAACGAAACGACGAACGAGACCGACACGGCCGACGAATAGCTCCGCGCCGACCCGTTTTCCGAGCCGACGCGACCGACCACAGCGACGGCACTCCGCTGTCCGTCTCTACGGATACGGGTGAAACGCCCGCTCGAGGCGCGGCTCGAAGCCGAGATCCTCGGGCACCGTTCGCGCTCGGTCGCCGAAGTACGGCTCGCCCGT belongs to Natronorubrum aibiense and includes:
- a CDS encoding cupin domain-containing protein, with translation MKKVTIDDVDVEPNPMGIHSVRRPISQALGMTDFAMNYFELEPSESFSGGFHTHHDQEEVFYVQEGVATFDTEDGEVTVKAGDVIRFAPGEFQQGYNDSDDRVVGFAFGAPGAKHDWEEIESMVYCRHCEAEVGHGLSLTDEGTFRLTCGDCDNSFVLD